The following are encoded together in the Vigna unguiculata cultivar IT97K-499-35 chromosome 2, ASM411807v1, whole genome shotgun sequence genome:
- the LOC114174433 gene encoding uncharacterized protein LOC114174433 has protein sequence MPFRVENALVIFMDYMNRIFRPYLDQFVVVFIDVILIYSESQDEHVEHLRVVLGILREHKLYGKLLKCEFWLEEVQFLGHVISAQGIAVDPAKIETVVKWERPQTVTAVRSFLGLVSYYRHFVEGFSKMVSPLTQLTKKDQPFSWIDECEVCFEDIKRRLTIAPILAIPDTTKTFKVYCDASYHAGETAYCLGILSAEGT, from the coding sequence atgccGTTCAGGGTGGAAAATGCTCTTGTTAttttcatggattacatgaacagAATATTCCGACCGTACTTGGATCAGTTTGTGGTCGTGTTTATTGACGTCATACTGATATACTCGGAGAGTCAGGATGAACACGTAGAGCATCTGAGAGTGGTGCTGGGAATTCTCAGAGAGCATAAATTATATGGGAAGTTGTTGAAGTGTGAGTTTTGGCTGGAGGAGGTACAATTCTTGGGCCATGTAATCTCAGCCCAAGGAATAGCGGTGGACCCAGCGAAGATTGAAacagtggtaaagtgggagaGACCGCAGACAGTTACTGCGGTGAGAAGCTTCTTGGGTCTGGTTAGTTATTACAGGCATTTTGTGGAAGGAttctccaagatggtgagtccattGACTCAACTCACCAAGAAGGACCAGCCGTTTTCTTGGATAGATGAGTGTGAAGTTTGTTTTGAGGACATAAAGCGGAGATTAACCATTGCACCTATACTAGCTATTCCTGACACAACCAAGACGTTTAAGGTGTACTGTGATGCTTCATACCATGCAGGAGAAACAGCCTATTGCTTAGGCATCTTGTCAGCTGAAGGTACGTGA
- the LOC114174435 gene encoding uncharacterized protein LOC114174435, with the protein MATNRRRGSSGADDIAEVIHRMVDAMQPPVAVQPRTTIAPIRVPTVEDFLRHKPAEFTGKASPDEVDAWLRKCEKIFKVMNYEDEQKLLFTSYLLNEDVEYWWTDMQQQMETREELKITEEWKCLKFKQGLKLELKRVVTPLRERRFPVLVEHAKSAEHLEKGPGPICGGPHLKRNCPQLAGGVGGSGDRRKCFICDKPGHFANNCLEKKSPGAKKPATSPAERAKAIVLVLFDSGATHSFIANACVGRLNLVKRDLGCELLVSTPSSGQVATNSVCAGCSMEVTGRRFKVNLVCLPLEGLDVILGMDWLSNNHIIIDCGRRSLVFLEHEGLELSSAQRVINEVQAEATYFMIVAHAEKISVIPVVEEYADVFPNEIPELPPSRDVDFTIDLILGVGPVSMAPYRMAPTELAELKKQIEDLLEKKFIRPSASPWGAPVLLVKKKDDSSRLCVDYH; encoded by the exons ATGGCTACTAACAGGAGGAGGGGGAGTAGTGGTGCTGATGACATCGCTGAGGTGATTCACcggatggtggatgcgatgcagcCACCCGTAGCAGTGCAGCCTAGGACGACGATTGCACCAATCAGGGTGCCGACCGTGGAGGATTTCTTGCGCCACAAGCCAGCAGAATTCACTGGCAAGGCCTCCCCTGATGAAGTGGATGCATGGCTTCGCAAATGTGAGAAGATCTTCAAAGTGATGAACTACGAAGATGAGCAGAAGTTGTTGTTCACTTCTTACCTACTGAATGAGGATGTTGAATATTGGTGGACAGACATGCAACAACAGATGGAGACTAGGGAAGAGCTA AAGATCACCGAGGAGTGGAAATGTTTAAAGTTTAAACAAGGACTCAAACTTGAGCTGAAGAGGGTGGTAACCCCTTTGAGAGAGAGAAGGTTTCCTGTCTTGGTGGAACATGCCAAGAGTGCGGAGCACCTTGAGAAGGGACCTGGTCCAATT TGTGGTGGACCCCATCTGAAGAGGAACTGTCCTCAGTTGGCAGGCGGAGTAGGAGGGTCAGGCGACCGTCGCAAGTGCTTTATATGCGACAAACCGGGACACTTCGCCAACAATTGCCTAGAAAAGAAGAGTCCTGGCGCGAAGAAACCAGCAACATCGCCAGCAGAGAGAGCTAAAGCG ATAGTTTTGGTGTTGTTCGATTCTGGGGCAACACATTCTTTCATTGCTAATGCATGTGTGGGGAGATTGAATTTGGTGAAACGCGATTTGGGATGTGAGTTGCTTGTTTCAACTCCCTCCTCAGGTCAAGTGGCTACCAATTCAGTTTGCGCTGGGTGTTCAATGGAAGTGACAGGTCGTAGATTCAAGGTCAACTTGGTGTGCTTGCCTTTGGAGGGACTGGATGTAATCTTGGGGATGGACTGGCTGTCTAACAATCAcatcataattgattgtggacggcgcagTTTGGTATTCCTAGAACATGAGGGATTGGAGCTAAGCTCGGCTCAGAGGGTGATAAACGAAGTACAAGCCGAAGCCACCTACTTTATGATAGTGGCTCATGCAGAGAAGATCAGTGTGATTCCAGTAGTGGAGGAGTATGCTGATGTGTTTCCAAATGAAATACCAGAGTTGCCACCGagtagggatgtggatttcaccaTCGATCTTATCCTTGGAGTTGGCCCAGTGTCCATGGCGCCCTATAGAATGGCCCCAACGGAGTTGGCTGAGTTGAAGAAGCAAATAGAAGAtttgcttgagaagaagttcatccgGCCGAGTGcatcaccttggggagcaccggTACTACTAGTAAAGAAAAAGGACGACAGTTCGAGGTTGTGCGTTGATTACCATTAG